From Natrinema amylolyticum, the proteins below share one genomic window:
- a CDS encoding RIO1 family regulatory kinase/ATPase codes for MDIRRLARGSIEWSRIERVVRTLADRYDRDCVRVEFLEADNWLSTPCVIDDQWFVKIVSRQNALVHAVLTTGRNVGAFSSGTEGFFDRFDTPREMVEHEYAATERMQEIGINAPQPIDAFEVNGLGVLVLEYLPDFRSLDDVSDDVVARRAPELFEMLATLHEHGLAHGDLRAENILLCDGEFYFIDATSVHDDRVDETTAYDLACALAVLEPRIGPREAVDAAATAYEPSHLLAAREFLDFVRLRPDHEFDSTTLRSELEKAADLGGG; via the coding sequence ATGGACATCCGCCGGCTCGCACGTGGATCGATCGAGTGGAGCCGCATCGAGCGTGTCGTCCGCACGCTGGCGGATCGCTACGATCGCGACTGTGTCCGCGTGGAGTTCCTCGAGGCCGACAACTGGCTTTCGACGCCCTGCGTGATCGACGACCAGTGGTTCGTCAAGATCGTCTCCCGCCAGAACGCGCTGGTCCACGCGGTGTTGACGACCGGTCGGAACGTCGGCGCGTTCTCCTCGGGCACCGAGGGCTTCTTCGATCGGTTCGACACGCCCCGCGAGATGGTCGAACACGAGTACGCGGCGACCGAACGGATGCAAGAGATCGGCATCAACGCGCCCCAGCCCATCGACGCCTTCGAGGTCAACGGACTGGGCGTCCTCGTCCTCGAGTACCTCCCTGACTTCCGGTCGCTCGACGACGTCTCCGACGACGTGGTCGCCCGGCGAGCGCCCGAACTGTTCGAGATGCTCGCGACGCTGCACGAACACGGGCTGGCCCACGGCGACCTGCGTGCCGAGAACATCCTGCTCTGTGACGGCGAGTTCTACTTCATCGACGCGACCAGCGTCCACGACGACCGCGTCGACGAGACGACGGCATACGATCTGGCCTGTGCGCTCGCCGTCCTCGAGCCCCGCATCGGCCCGCGCGAGGCCGTCGACGCGGCCGCGACCGCCTACGAGCCCTCGCATCTGCTCGCCGCGCGGGAGTTCCTCGACTTCGTCCGGCTCCGACCCGACCACGAGTTCGACTCGACGACCTTGCGCAGCGAACTCGAGAAGGCGGCCGATCTGGGCGGGGGGTGA